TGGATAATGTCATGTGCACGGGCAATgaatcagagctcagtgagtgCGGACACCAAGGGATTGGATCTCACAACTGCAGACACCAtgaggatgctggtgtggtctgtgaaggtaaaaacaaacaaggagctAAAGCCCATGAAACCTCACTGTATAACAGCCTGTCTGTGGTATTATATTTAGGATTTTTGACACCATACAGTCAAAATTACACACAGAGGTGAAGGTCCATGgatgttttcttcttgtgtacagtatttaccgtctcatcttcttcctctcacaCTTTTACTTGGTAACCTTATATCTTTGTCTCTAGTCCAGCGTCCTCCACTCCAGCCTTCTCAATTAATTTGTGGCCGTGATAAACTCCAAGTAGGCCTGGAATTGGCTAGCATGACATCCTCTGGTTTGAACCCATTCTCTGGCAACCTGGCAGCCCACAACTGCTCCTGGGTCAGAGTGCATAATGATGTAGTTTGGTACGAAATGGAGGCCCAGGCAGGAGCCTGTGGAAACATACTGACGGTGCGTTCACACAAACAACAATCACAGCCTTCTTCCCTGACATGTAGTCACAAGGAGGTGACCCTCTCACTCCACATGGAGAACTCCAACATAGTAGCACTCAGCTGGGGGGTCTCACCTGGGCAATTCTGAAAAAGAAGAGTCCAGCCCCTCCCAGGAGTTTGTTTGTGGAGaggtttttgtgtttctggctGCAGGGTTGACATTTGTTGACAGGGAGCCAAGATGTCTTTTGTGAAATTGGGGCAGACTTTGGAGgacaaaaaagatttttgatTTAGCAGGGGAACGTTTTGGGACATCGAGCATGTTATTTCTGACAAACcagataataaataatgaaagttGCCGGCTTCACTGGTGTATGAGACATCAATGGTGAAACAATGGTActgaatatgtactgtatgtgctgccTGTATGTTAGTCCATCCAATTATTGTCACTATAATTGAGACTGGGTTATTGGTCacatattgaaaatgttttcacttactCTTCTGCAGGGAGGTCAGGTCAGCAGGAAGTGACAGGGactaaatatttattattttacagtatctTGAACCCAGGTCCTCCTCCtaaaggacatttttttaactgCTTGACCGagcactgctgctgctaatAACACACCCTCTCAAGCTGACATAATCATTCAACTGACTGATAATTTAATCATCTTGTCTTTCAGACCAACCACACACATGCCATCTACTCCAACAGTTTATTCATCTATCCAATGACCAACACATCCTCCATCTTTCCTGTGAGTCTTCCCTTCTCCTGCGCCTATCCCCTGGACACAGACACCAGCCTGAATGTGGCTATCAGACCGTTCCTGGCGTGAGTAACCTTTTATTGAAGGGGACTATGGCATTGTTCACCCTTTACACTTGTAAATTATTTTGACACATCACAAAAATTAAGGGAAACCTGATGAAAGTTGGTCTTGTCTACGTCTATGTTGCTTTTAACTAGTCATTATAGTGTAAACATACATTGCTGTCTGCTACAATATCTTTTCTAATACTACCACAGGGAGTCTATAAAATCTATTATAGTAATATTTTTGAAATGACTTGTAGGGCTATCATGCTGAACAGCAGTGTTGCAAGTTGTAATACGCAGAATCGTAAAACTGTGATCAAGACCTCTTAGTTTCCATGAAACCAATTTTATATATAAGATTACAAAATGAGACAGTCACTCACAGAACAATCAGACCGTGTAACAGCATCATGAACATACATGATGTCCCAATAATCCATTATAGATAGTGTGGTGGTTCATgtaacatttttccttttttgaagGGATGAACAAATTCTGTTTCAGTATCAGTATATTTTTTTAGCAAGCAGtctaataaaatattcataatgctgTAATGTAAAGTTGATCCCTCCATCTAAGTTAACAGTCCGTCCGCTGATTATGgtttaacaaacacaacatgGTGCACCACAACAGCACAAAAACTCCAAAATCTTCAGACAGCACAGCAAGGATGTACCTAAACAAGCCTGTGTGATGGTTATACAAAAAGCTATCTAGCTGACACTTAATGACAGAACATTTTTATGGTGCTGCCTATTATTTGATATAAACTAATAATAGACGCCTGCTGGGGAAATGCCTTGGTTTTTCGtaacaaaaagcatgttttttgACAGATTGGCAGGTGGCATTTCAGGCTCGGGTACCAAAGCCAGAGCCTCCATGTCTCTGTTCCGCAACTCCAACTTCACAGAGACTTATCCAGCAGGTCGGGTTGTCTTGCCAGTGGGCTCACCATTGTACGTGGGGGTCTCTGTGGACGAGAGAGATCCAAGCTTTGCAGCTGTTCTGGAGGACTGCTACGCCACTCATTCATCAAACCCTGATGATTCTGTGCGATACTCTCTCATCCAGAACAAGTATGTGTCCCTCAGCAGATGCTCTGTGGAGTATAGTGGAAATGGGGAAAAAGTTAAATGTACGGCGATGTGAAATGGAACTGATGACCCGTTTCATCCTCTCTGCCAGGTGTCCCACTGACCGCAGACAGGTGTCAGTGGTTGAGAGCGGCTCATCCTCCAAGGCTCGTTTCTCTGCCCTGTTCTTCCTGCTCCAGGGTGAATACCGAGATGTTTTCCTTCACTGCAGCCTCAGCCTGTGTGACCAGAGGGGCTCCTCCTGTGTTCCAGTGAGTCACACATGTCACTTTATCAATAGCATTGTCAATCCATAATTAGTGTTGCTTAAACACTAGGTTTTAATggtatcttttattttttccaccCTCTCCTACCATGCAGCCTTGTGCAAGGAGGACACATCGCTCCGTTTCAAGCTCTGCTCCTATGAAGCCACTGACTATTGGACCAATCATTTGTGAGTATGAATTACAATCTGATCTCAGGGCAGCTGATGTCTCAACACAATAAACTATATGGAgtaatgacatgtttttctcttttgtctttgtctttagGGGACAAGTCACCGGAGTAAACTGGTTACAGTAACAATGCACACATGTGTTGTACTGTgatattattttgtttcaagatttttttttattattcatgaagatgtaaaattataaaaaacTGGTTACATTGAATAATTAAATCTCACCATACTATTGTATTAATCTTCAATTCTATAAACTGTAAGaatcataataaaaatgaaGGTACCAAAACTTTTCTTCTACTCTGTGCTTATTTTCAGTACAGCCTTATCTGTGAAACATCATAATGTGACAATTGTGGGGAAAAATTAATTTTGAGAGCAAAATCTTTGCATCAATAGTGATTTGATTctattcattttttgtcatctttAACAGTTATTTATAATGATCTTGTTCATTCCATCAAACAACTATGATGTGTGATTATCAacactttccttttttaaaaagttctattacatttgtttacaatTCATTTCCTCTGTGACATTTTTTCTAAACAATAGCATGGACTCTACTTTAGATCCAGTAACGGATTTTCCATATTATAGAGTCAACTgtcacctttttttaaacaaaaccttGATGGTGGATTATGCAgcagttaaaaaagaaaacgtAAAACCAAACCATGGTGCAtgactttggtccagattgaaatttctcaacaactGCTGGATGAATTGCCATTAAATCTGGTACAGATATCCACAGTGTCGATGGGATGAAGATTATTAACTTTGGTGACTGCgtgacttttcatctagaagcaccatgaggttgacactTATGgctcagactgaaatgtcttgacaactttTGGATGGATCACCATgcaatttggtgcagacatttcATTTTCCTTGTGAAATTTAGAGATCCCTTAACTTATCATCTGGCGCCATCATCAGGTGAACATTTCAATCTGTCCAGTATTTTGGTTTATCTGTCTGATATCAAAGTTTTTTTACACAGTATTTAGCATTACAGCCTCACAGTAGGGGTGAGCAGACTGATACCTTAAAAAATTGGATCCATCTGACATTAGATCATGTTGCTGGCACATGAACACTCGTCTTAGTGAATacactctctgctgctctgctgttgttgtgtagTACATGATAGTGCTGCTTCTAATAACAAAAAGTATCAATATTGGTATCAGTGATTATGGTCCTGGTACTACTTGGTATTGGATTACACCCAAATTTTGTGGTATACATCATCCACCCCTacctcacagagctgccagCATGGCTGTAGATTCTTAGTCTTactatattttcttcttcttatctcttttatttcaatctttccacttttcttcttcctgtaaGACACTTTGAAATGTACCATATAAATAATGTTTGCTTTAGGGGTGGGCAGATCAATCCCAATCAATACTACTGATATTGAGTCCTGTTTTCAGTATTGATAGTAACATCAAAAGAATCAATACCAAATAAATGGACCCATCTTTTGTAGATCACGTTCTCAGTGCTacactctctgctgctgttgtgtatatgtatgcaGCAATTATCTTGTTAATTCAGAAAACcacataataaatgttttatttaccaTTAAAAGCTCTTTCACATGTGATCAAGTAATCAATAGAGAATGCTGCTGATCCCAGaactgttttacattatttattcttCCATTCACTTTCCATTACACTTGTTTACATTATCTGTTTACACCTTCATATTACTATTCATTGTCTCTTTTTacttcatacatacatacatacatacatacatacatatacatacatacatatacatacacacacacacacacacacacacacacacacacacacacacacatatatatatatatatatatatatttcatctttctatctttattactattttttagAGAAATACCTTAAATAGCAAATTATTCTGTGGTAATTCaaatataatatgaataatGCATCCACCTTTATAATATTCCATGATTATAATGAGGTGGTATCAACATTGGTGATCTTGTTCCTGGTTTTACTTGTTATTAGAATGAGCACAGTACAACTTCAGTCCTGTGCTTGTGTGGTGGAAAACTGCTTTTCCATGATCAAACAAATGTGCCAGTGAGAGTGCAAAAATGACATTATGCCAATAAGAGACAGTTCCCAGTGAGTTAGCAAGAAAGCATCAAGGTCACTTATGAACTCAGAAATAATGACCAGATGGTTGAATATAACTAAAAAATGAGGTGGAGTCTAGAAAATAAGCTCCACAAGAGGAGGGGTTATGAAAAGTATGTAATGTGAGGTTTAATGATTTTGTATTAGGTTTTTCTTTATCCCGGGATAGAGGCCTCGGTTTGCTCTGTATCTCtttatgcacagtaaacctattcacattgaactctaccagcttccagtgtattGTTTGAGTTTTGCtcttataagttttgagtttaatactgagttgtgggtgacctgaagtTTTATTGGCCCATTTGAAGATTTTTCCACGACACTTGTCAGTATGCGTTCCTCCATCACTACATTGAATTATCTTGCAATTAATCCCAGCACAAAATTCACTCTCACAtgtaatgtattaaaataaagccaaattggtgttgtggttgttcacCCTCCAGCTGAAGGTCACAGTCTGCTCTCCTGCTCTGCTCAAACTCATAATAAAGGCAGTGTACACAGGGGGCGTGGCTTTTGCTGCACTTTTTTGATTGACAGGCTCAAAGCCCAATAGAATGGCCTGCTGGTCCGGAGGGGGCGGGGCACTTGAGGGCCAACGTTTCCCACTCGGGTTAAAGGCTTTTTGAGCAGTTGGGGTCAATTTCCGCTCGGTGGTGGCCGCCTACATAAAACAGCCTGTAACTTTTCTTTTCCGACAGCCTTCGTCATGTCCAACAACAACGCCAGCAACAACTTAATCATCGCTCAGAGGGCCGTGAAGCAGCTCCGGTTAGAGGCCAGTATCCGGAGGATCAAGGTACGAACCcctcaacacagacacacaaacacggaAGACTGAGCGAACCTGCTGCTGAATGGCGGAGACAAACTGTTGCAGAAATGACAGGGAGTGGACTCTTACATCATATCGCCAATAAAGTGCTCACCAACGTTACATACATGACATTAAAACCTGTTTCTGACTGATTAAACAACGCGCAGTTTAAAGTTTCTTCCGTGTTTAATGGCTGTCAGCTAAATTATTTCTGTTCGGGAAAATCGCCGCCACTTTATGTGTCCAAGGGTTGAGAGAAATGACAAGTTTATCAAAGCTTAACCTCTTACTGTAGGTTATCTGAAGAAAACAGGTGGACAGTATCTCTCAAAAAGTTACATAGTAGACACACCCATTTGTATTGTGCCGTAGCTTGCAAATTGTatgcaaaaaaaagtgtcagttAGTCAGTATGAGTGCGTAATTGTGCGGCTGGGTAGAGTAGAGTTTGACAGCAGGCCAGCTGGGGAATGACATCTACTGTacgtgtttttgtgtttatgctctctctcacacacgccATCATCATTTGTCTGGCTCTGCAGGTGTCccaggctgctgctgagctCAGAAACTTCTGTCTGCAAAATGCCTCCAAGGACCCTCTCCTGGTCGGGGTCCCCTCCAGTGATAATCCCTTCCGACCCCCCAAGTCCTGCTCCCTGTTCTGAGGTAGGCCTGCTTTTTCCTCCATGGAGGCTTCAGCTTGGAACTTAAGCTGCACTAGTGCAATTAATTacacaggggaaaaaaataattaaacctTTACATTCAGCTTACACTGGGTTGAATGTAgggctgttgtttttttgttttgttttttatttggttaatctgctgattattttctcaataaacCGAATAATCGTTTgctctacaaaatgtcagaaaacagtgaaaatgcttGTTGAATGATTAACGATAAAATaaattgcagattaattttctgttgatcaaatTAGTAATAACTGACTAATTGTTTTGGCTCTAATAAAGCtgatagtttatttatttatttatttttatttaggcCTATTTATTGTGCTCTACTATGATTTGTTCTCTACTGTACTTTATTTTTGATATAAATGCTTGTCCACCTCATGAAGCCAAAGGCAAATGTGAATAAGTTTGAATTATACTTCAGTTTGAAATAGAGTTGAAACAATAAGTTGATTAATagataattaatcaattcaatTTAAGCTCAAAGGACAAACACTGGAttgttacagcttctcaaatgtgagatttattttctagttttggactgttggacagacaaaaaaaaaaaaaagaatatgttgttacatatatatgtgtatatgtatgtatatatgatgATGTGCTCCTGTTATAAAGTATAGTAACTGCTGTGTAACATTACTATATTAAAGgtccacacaggtgttttcagttatatTGCTGATTGGACTTCTGCTCAGGTTGACGTTAGAGGGAGCATTGCAGGGAATTATGTGACGTCACCAAAGTACCATTAAGACGAAGCCATTTTCACAACAGTTGTTTGACTTGTCAATAGCAgtaaaaagcacaggtgttactgataacATGACACTGTtgcatttaaaggtgcagtttgtagaatttagtggcatctagtggaacagacttggcagaaatggaatatagtattcataagtatgttttaattagtgtataatccaatgaaaataaaaattgttgtgttttcttttgattgagGCCATTATATCTATAGAGGGAGCGGATCCTCTTCCATGGAgactgccatgttgcaccgccatgtttctacagtagccctgaacggacaaaccaaacactgactctagagagggcctttcatgtttttcacgagttttgcggccactgtgggttctcctacacgcttggaaggggagggtgagggcaggggtattcagttggttgcaatatgcaacctcactgctagatgccactaaatcttacatactggtcctttaagtgttTCAGTaagttgtgacagtgagccacTATGTACAGGTtcattaaaaatgccaaaaatatggCCTGCTAAGTTGTCCTGCCcttacaggtgcaacaaagttaaaaaaaagtgtgaggGAGATGTCATTCAAGCTCAGTCTGTACATGCCGTGGATATATAAAGAGAAATGGATACAGCTTTGGAGGTGGGGCCCAACGCTGTATTCAGTCTAtgatcagactgaatggatcaaattttgatagtgaaacgagtcatttcagaggggttgtgatgctcaaaaaaatgtatctgctgatctacagacatctctttcaatgtaagtctatgggaaagAGTTTTTTTTGGCCCAATAGCATCACGTGATGgaattacacggtttggctgctatgtcaaattggcttcaaagcccggcactgttcctgggggcttggtaAACGCCCatgagcagaggtctaatcaggcaaaacaagtgaaaaatacCTGTGTGGGTTTACAGCTgccttttttatattttggttttaatGAGTGTTTCCTTATTATCTCTCTTTTTTACATAGAGCAGAAAGAAACATGGAGGATTTCTGTATTTATCCGTCGAAGGCTGTCTTCACCTCTACTTGATGTCGCTGtagatctgccagcagctccTCTTGGGATGATGGGACATGGGGCTGATGGGTTCGGGAGGGGAATTGGTCCACTTGTTTACCAAAACTAATGGTATCATAACTCCCATCTGTTACATTAAagtagggctgggtgatatggacaaaatcaagtATCACAATAtgtttgaccaaatacctctattgatattgcaacaatatACTATTGGTGCTCTCACagaatatttacacaatgaaattattgataaatcattagtaatgtggatataatgaatAAGTGGATAAAgtcaaataatagaacagctagaacagtctagtaagttcagaaaattactgtaatgtagcctttaaaaccaggaaaagacaacacttatgccatatcacaatattacgatatccaaaatcaaagacgatatctagtctcatatcacaatatcgatataatatcgatataatataataatattgcccagccctacatTTAAGCAGGGTCAAACTCTACATGTTCAAAAAAATGGGCAGAAATTATTATTGACACTAACATGACTAATGATTAAGGCATTCTTGGTTTAGCTAGCACTAAAAATGTCTGGTCTCAATTTACTGTTTATGTCAGTGAAATTCAGCCCATTTGATTGGCTATTGAAAGTGCAACCTCctcttgtgttttgtgctgcagGTGGAGAATCAatcaaacattaattaaaaaccAGTTGCCATTCAAGAATAAGAACatgtgttatatacacactgtatTTCATATTGTGTGTCTTCATAAAACACTACAGACATAAGAGTAAGACTTATCTGTGTATGTGGCCAACAGACATACTGAGAGCCTTTGAGCTTAACTGATTAGTGTCTTAAACCATTCATGTATTTGTCTGGCAATGGTAAAGGTGTTTCTACCATTCTGAGGTACAACAACATGGTACAGACTTTAACCCTATCAGTGCAGGGCATGTGATTGTTGAATAACCTTTCATCCCGTCcattttctgtatatatttaacAGCCTGTTAAGGTTGCTTTTATTAGCCTATATGTTACtatctttaatttaaaaaaataaaaaaacacacatcaaggCCTTACACTATTTGGATAGTGAAACCTGGGAGCAGATTTAatgtttagaagaaaaaaaaaaaagccaacttTAATATCTCTGTTCAAAAGTTCCaaatattgtttgtatttaatGAATCATGCTGCAGTGACTTGTTGCATTAATTGTTTTCCACACTGGAATCATATTCCAATCAACCAAAATTTTTACTACTGTTAGCCTGTATCTTTCTTAACTTTGCTACTGTGGGCAACCTTTTAGAAATTAAACTTCTTTTTGGGACACTGAGGAATTGCTGTAtgtgatttttatatatatatgtatcaatcTTTTCTGCAAAtagaataagaaaaaagaaagtatcACTGTTTTTAACACATTGTTTCTGAGACATGTTTCATACACGGttcagtttgttgttgctaCCAAAACAACTGAATGAAGAGGCTACGTAGAGGTTGTACTGAGCCTCTTGGTTTGatttcattgtaaactgaaaGATATGGCAACATTTCCAAGAATATGCAAACTGCTGGATAGAGTTCATTTGTTTAAATCATGGTTTAGTAACTCACAAATAGTGATTATGGTGAACGTCAGGCCACACTGTCATAAATCTACAGGATAACACCTGACATGCAAAACCATTCACTAACTATGGATTCATGTAAATTACAATTCGTCAACTTcgggaggttttttttttaactttacacACAGGGTCCTGGAAGATTTCTAAGTGTTATGTGTTGctgtttgtagtatttttaatgaaaaaactatcatttatgtgacattttttcCATTCATCAATTAGTACTTGACAGATGATGCCTTAATAATGACATGAGAACTGTGGGACAAGAAATGCTGATCTAAACCCAAATCAGTCAACTTTGGACacagtgtgtgtggtttttttttaacacacatGGTCCTGGAAGATTTGTAAGACTTTTATATAGttatttgtagtatttttaatgaaaacactCAGTGTGTTTGCTTTATTAATCCATGCTCAAATTCACCTGACAGGTGCCAGATCTCTCAATAATGACATTGTGAGAAATTTGGAACAATACCGATCTAAACCTACATCAGCTGAGCGTGTAAATCTCATTGTGTTTGGGATTATGAACATCCATCCAATTTATGAACTCCCATCATAGATGTTACTTTGAATTGAGTCCACAAACTCTTAAATAAATGAAGTTAACCATATCAAAACCAAGTAAAAGTTTGGTAGAAAGCAGTTTGACTCAAAAACAATGTGCGGCTGCACGCTCATTGTCGCTGGTAATTAGCAGAAGTGCCATCACCTGGAAGTATAAGAGGCAGCGTCTGTCTGAGGAAAGTGAACTGCTCAGGTAAGGTAACAGACATGTGTGGGGTCATCcatgtttgtaatttttaaaGGCGTCAAAGAGGCATGTTATCCTGGAAATGAGTGCACCTATTGTGTTGAACCTGTTGCACACCAGTTACATTTGCATGTGAGTAAAATGTCCGTTTGTTGATAAAATGTGAAAGTGGTGCCCAGATGTCTTCCAGGTTTGGTCAGAGGAGGGCTGGAAGACGCCAGGAGTACTCAGGTAATAGTGTCTGTATTTTACCTGATACATGAGCCAAAGGGCCACACTGCTTCaaacagaataataaataaaatatatacattcaCACTCACAGTCTCATCTTCCTTTTCCTCTGATCACCACTGTCATCCTGTCTTTAAGTGGCCTTCTTTCTCCTGGCTCCTGTGCTCTACTACAGACTCCTTTCTGCTGAGGGACCCCAGCCCCAACCCTCTGACTGAGCTCTCTCACAGCGCCTCCTGGTGGGCTGACAGGGAGGAGCACAGGGACCAAAGAGACTCACTCAGGGTGAGTAAAAATTAAATGACTCAAGTAAATGATTAGTACTTCTaattctgtggaaaaaaaatcttatcttGTAGGAGCAACTCAAAGAAAGTGATGAGCATGTGGCCAGGCTTCAGGACATGCTGAGATGTGAACGGGCCAAAGTGAGGCGCATATTGCGGAATATATAACTATCTGAATACCTTTACActatttctcctcctcctgaaaATCCTCTCTACCCTCTTTCCAGTGCACCCGCCTGCAGCTGCGGTGTAACCAGCAGGACGCAGAGCTGAGGCGTCGAGAGCAGCACAGCAACAGACTGAAGGAGCGACTGTCacagctgactgacagacacagagagaaaggacCCTGTGAGACTCACTCTGTCCCATATTTGCCTCTCTCACATACTGACAACACTCAACATTTACCACCTTGCATTTTTCTATCCAGCCATCGAGGTGCTGAACTTTCCACCTGGAGTTCGAGGCAAAAGAGAACAGCCAAGCAAATCATTCAGGCCTAGTGCAAAGTAAGGTGGCTGTTGTCATGCACTGTCTGCTTACAAATGCGCCCTCTGCCTCTTTCTGATCTTTAGTCGCTCTCTCCACCTTGTAGGAGAGAGGAGGCAACACTACGTCTGATGTTGGAGCGCAGAGAAGCAGAGCTCAGAGAGGCGATGAAGCTGCGCCACAGCCTCACCACTTTACTCCATGCACTCAGAGTCGACATGGAGCAGGTGAGGAAAGAAGAGTCTTTTCCTGTGCTGGTAAATAACTGGCATCAGTCTGTGGGCCTAAGAGACATTTGCCAAATACTAAGTGAACAAAAAAGGATGACTTTAAAAAGGACAGCTGTTCTGGAGCATTTGatcatatatgaaaatataagcAGTTTTTAGGTTATTTTGGCCTAAAATTTAGattaaaagttcattcttgCCCTTGGAAACTGCAattaacaaaacaattaatttaaacattCATTCACTGAACACCACCTTGGATAAGAAGTCCTTAAAGTGTCctgaaaaatggcaaaaatggaAAACGTCAACTTCTGAGCAAACATCTGCTGAGGAATGTTGTGAAAATAGATCAAAAGCTCCACAACAGCTACAAAAAGGTAACTTGTGGTGAGATGTGTTTTGTCAAGTACTGATTCCAAGGTTGAATGAACTCTCAGTGTTGAAAGTTAATGTATGTATTCTACATAACAAACCAGactaacctttttttttttttttttttgtaagaccTTGTCAGACACTGTGGATGTTGAGGATGAGGCCCAAAATGAAGACAAA
The DNA window shown above is from Thunnus maccoyii chromosome 2, fThuMac1.1, whole genome shotgun sequence and carries:
- the si:ch211-286b5.4 gene encoding afadin- and alpha-actinin-binding protein B isoform X2 yields the protein MKLTISKPSKSLVESSLTQKQCAAARSLSLVISRSAITWKYKRQRLSEESELLSGAQMSSRFGQRRAGRRQEYSDSFLLRDPSPNPLTELSHSASWWADREEHRDQRDSLREQLKESDEHVARLQDMLRCERAKCTRLQLRCNQQDAELRRREQHSNRLKERLSQLTDRHREKGPSIEVLNFPPGVRGKREQPSKSFRPSAKREEATLRLMLERREAELREAMKLRHSLTTLLHALRVDMEQTLSDTVDVEDEAQNEDKRLDEAEVALGDHVTGGVVQSWKLVQRRLGDVLSEGHTVGTDHDKLLAQLETELKASQQLVKLQQQLLQDSVASPVPSELADSYFLEEWERLQVRWAELDHQRRTFERERQSFTDAAIRLSHERRDFEQQKAFLLKQQYLCDSPQFDKEAQSSNRQESTALSLGPNNISGCLPITPSSTESGPAAVSGLHQGGVRVQTPSTPELYSALNLSYNCRLVKTRFYSRDGDHQSETWGVGTDRMVHPPQAPHLDWSF
- the si:ch211-286b5.4 gene encoding afadin- and alpha-actinin-binding protein B isoform X3, encoding MKLTISKPSKSLVESSLTQKQCAAARSLSLVISRSAITWKYKRQRLSEESELLSGAQMSSRFGQRRAGRRQEYSDSFLLRDPSPNPLTELSHSASWWADREEHRDQRDSLREQLKESDEHVARLQDMLRCERAKCTRLQLRCNQQDAELRRREQHSNRLKERLSQLTDRHREKGPSIEVLNFPPGVRGKREQPSKSFRPSAKREEATLRLMLERREAELREAMKLRHSLTTLLHALRVDMEQTLSDTVDVEDEAQNEDKRLDEAEVALGDHVTGGVVQSWKLVQRRLGDVLSEGHTVGTDHDKLLAQLETELKASQQLVKLQQQLLQDSVASPVPSELADSYFLEEWERLQVRWAELDHQRRTFERERQSFTDAAIRLSHERRDFEQQKAFLLKQQYLCDSPQFDKEAQSSNRQESTALNFSGLGPNNISGCLPITPSSTESGPAAVSGLHQGGVRVQTPSTPELYSALNLSYNCRDGDHQSETWGVGTDRMVHPPQAPHLDWSF
- the si:ch211-286b5.4 gene encoding afadin- and alpha-actinin-binding protein B isoform X1, whose protein sequence is MKLTISKPSKSLVESSLTQKQCAAARSLSLVISRSAITWKYKRQRLSEESELLSGAQMSSRFGQRRAGRRQEYSDSFLLRDPSPNPLTELSHSASWWADREEHRDQRDSLREQLKESDEHVARLQDMLRCERAKCTRLQLRCNQQDAELRRREQHSNRLKERLSQLTDRHREKGPSIEVLNFPPGVRGKREQPSKSFRPSAKREEATLRLMLERREAELREAMKLRHSLTTLLHALRVDMEQTLSDTVDVEDEAQNEDKRLDEAEVALGDHVTGGVVQSWKLVQRRLGDVLSEGHTVGTDHDKLLAQLETELKASQQLVKLQQQLLQDSVASPVPSELADSYFLEEWERLQVRWAELDHQRRTFERERQSFTDAAIRLSHERRDFEQQKAFLLKQQYLCDSPQFDKEAQSSNRQESTALNFSGLGPNNISGCLPITPSSTESGPAAVSGLHQGGVRVQTPSTPELYSALNLSYNCRLVKTRFYSRDGDHQSETWGVGTDRMVHPPQAPHLDWSF
- the si:ch211-286b5.5 gene encoding guanine nucleotide-binding protein G(I)/G(S)/G(O) subunit gamma-10; translation: MSNNNASNNLIIAQRAVKQLRLEASIRRIKVSQAAAELRNFCLQNASKDPLLVGVPSSDNPFRPPKSCSLF